CGCATACGAAACGAGTTTAGCCACAAAAGCCACTATCTTATTGTAAACGAAAAGTAAAAGTGAACTGTGCGTGAATATAAACCAGCTGCGATGTTTGTAATTACgaaatttttaagtttactaATGCTTTTTGTGTGCGCTCAATACCAACTGAGCAGTGTAAATGCATATGATCCAAATGATACAAAAATAGTTGAATGCTGCCTTCCCCCCGAAGGAATGTTTGAGGCGTTTTATCCACGGGAAGTGGAGGGCA
This is a stretch of genomic DNA from Drosophila albomicans strain 15112-1751.03 chromosome 3, ASM965048v2, whole genome shotgun sequence. It encodes these proteins:
- the LOC117572528 gene encoding uncharacterized protein LOC117572528 — encoded protein: MFVITKFLSLLMLFVCAQYQLSSVNAYDPNDTKIVECCLPPEGMFEAFYPREVEGIPNSASRPAHGHGSFFKHRNPALVDTKNAAAYGYRFDGKRRFNFD